In Herpetosiphonaceae bacterium, a single window of DNA contains:
- a CDS encoding iron ABC transporter substrate-binding protein, producing the protein MFAHTIRRFMPVLLTIVILAACGSPAGETGGTSGNQASSAPAASTAASPTTESSPAASVEASAAASPEAASAASGGELTIYSGRNEELIGALIKQYEAQSGAKVNVKYGDTAELAATILEEGENSPADVFFAQDAGALGALAKEDRLATLPDELLNQVNERFRSPEGEWVGVSGRARVVVFNTKTLTETDLPETIFGFTDPKWKGRLGWAPTNGSFQAFVTALRTLQGEDKAREWLEGIKANEPKVYDNNTAVVKAVGAGEIDAGFVNHYYLFRQIKEQGEGFAARNYFLKNGDPGALVNVAGAGVLKRSKNAAAGEKFISFLLSAEAQQYFSAQTYEYPLIEGVEPSASLPPLSTIQTPQLDLSKLEDLQGTLKLLQDVGIL; encoded by the coding sequence ATGTTCGCTCACACCATCCGCCGCTTCATGCCGGTATTACTGACTATCGTTATCCTTGCCGCCTGTGGCTCTCCCGCAGGAGAGACGGGCGGCACATCCGGCAATCAGGCAAGCAGCGCGCCCGCCGCATCGACAGCGGCATCACCCACCACAGAATCCTCGCCTGCCGCGTCGGTTGAGGCCAGCGCCGCAGCATCGCCTGAGGCAGCCAGCGCCGCATCGGGCGGCGAGCTGACGATCTACTCCGGGCGCAACGAAGAGCTGATCGGCGCGCTGATCAAGCAGTACGAGGCGCAGAGTGGCGCGAAGGTCAACGTGAAGTACGGCGACACCGCCGAGCTAGCCGCGACGATCCTCGAAGAGGGCGAGAACAGCCCCGCAGATGTCTTCTTTGCCCAAGATGCCGGTGCGCTCGGCGCGCTGGCGAAAGAAGATCGGCTGGCGACGCTGCCCGACGAGCTGCTCAATCAGGTCAACGAGCGCTTCCGCTCGCCTGAGGGCGAATGGGTCGGCGTTTCTGGCCGCGCGCGTGTGGTCGTCTTCAACACCAAGACGCTGACCGAAACCGATCTGCCTGAAACGATCTTCGGCTTTACCGATCCCAAGTGGAAGGGCCGACTGGGCTGGGCACCGACCAATGGCTCGTTCCAGGCGTTTGTCACGGCGCTGCGCACGCTGCAAGGCGAGGACAAAGCGCGCGAGTGGCTCGAAGGCATCAAAGCGAATGAGCCGAAGGTCTACGACAATAACACGGCGGTGGTTAAAGCGGTGGGTGCTGGCGAGATCGACGCGGGCTTCGTCAACCACTACTACCTGTTCCGCCAGATCAAGGAGCAGGGCGAGGGCTTTGCCGCGCGCAACTACTTCTTGAAGAACGGCGATCCGGGCGCGCTGGTCAATGTTGCGGGCGCGGGCGTGCTCAAGCGCTCCAAGAACGCGGCGGCGGGCGAGAAGTTTATCAGCTTCCTGCTCAGCGCAGAGGCGCAGCAGTACTTCTCGGCGCAAACCTACGAGTATCCGCTGATCGAGGGCGTCGAGCCAAGCGCATCGCTGCCGCCGCTCAGCACGATCCAGACGCCGCAGCTTGACCTGAGCAAGCTCGAAGATTTGCAGGGCACATTGAAGTTACTGCAAGATGTCGGTATCCTTTAA
- a CDS encoding M23 family metallopeptidase has translation MRTCLVFLLIGLLAITAQPVRAEERLFPETGWRVEGRLLEFWEASGGLPVFGLPIGPQRVESTPEGQFTTQMFERERLELHPEQQRPYDVQLGRLGEEVLRKQGRDWRGPSTGVQLDGPCRSFPTTGRAVCGAFLSYWQSHGLELGDRGVSERESLALFGLPLTEPNYETNSSGSHVITQWFERTRFEYHPNNPDPYKVLLGRLGAELAGEAAAMPKLDVRSDPAAVLQGHTVSIRVQVPGATAVRGRLADAPVALFRAGEQSWTGLGAVPVLTAPGTLPLRIEADLPDGRTAVHQGTIRVVDARYRTENIDLPQEVRDRLERNREAIAAERRLVNAIWPQVTPERLWSGRFILPAQGRVSSDFGTRRSYNGGPVDSFHEGLDIANAVGTPVVAPARGRVMLAEADLLVRGGAVILDHGQGVHTGFWHMSAVLVQPGAIVEQGQIIGRIGAKGMVTGPHLHWDVRIGSINVKPQEWLERSWP, from the coding sequence ATGCGCACATGCTTAGTCTTTCTGTTGATCGGTCTGCTGGCTATCACAGCGCAGCCGGTGCGCGCCGAGGAGCGTCTTTTTCCCGAAACCGGCTGGCGCGTCGAGGGGCGGCTGCTGGAATTCTGGGAGGCGAGCGGCGGCCTGCCGGTGTTTGGCCTGCCGATCGGGCCGCAGCGTGTGGAGTCTACGCCGGAGGGACAGTTCACAACGCAGATGTTTGAGCGCGAGCGGCTAGAGCTGCATCCTGAGCAGCAGCGCCCGTACGATGTACAGCTTGGCCGGCTCGGCGAGGAGGTGCTGCGCAAACAAGGCCGTGATTGGCGCGGGCCGAGCACGGGCGTGCAGTTGGATGGGCCGTGTCGCAGCTTTCCGACGACGGGGCGGGCCGTCTGTGGCGCGTTCTTGAGCTACTGGCAGAGCCACGGCCTGGAGCTTGGCGATCGTGGGGTGAGCGAGCGGGAAAGTCTGGCGCTCTTTGGCCTGCCGCTGACCGAGCCGAACTACGAGACGAACAGTTCCGGCAGCCATGTGATCACCCAATGGTTCGAGCGGACGCGCTTCGAGTATCATCCCAACAATCCCGATCCGTATAAAGTGCTGCTGGGGCGGCTGGGCGCTGAGCTGGCGGGCGAGGCAGCGGCAATGCCAAAGCTCGATGTGCGCAGCGATCCGGCGGCGGTGCTGCAAGGCCATACCGTCTCGATTCGGGTGCAGGTGCCGGGCGCTACCGCCGTGCGCGGCAGGCTCGCCGACGCGCCGGTCGCGCTCTTCAGGGCAGGCGAGCAGAGCTGGACCGGGCTCGGCGCTGTGCCGGTGCTGACCGCGCCGGGCACGCTGCCGCTGCGGATCGAGGCCGATCTGCCCGATGGCCGCACCGCTGTGCATCAGGGCACGATCCGTGTGGTCGATGCGCGCTACCGCACCGAGAACATCGACCTGCCGCAGGAGGTCCGCGATCGGCTGGAGCGCAACCGGGAGGCTATCGCCGCCGAGCGCCGTCTGGTCAACGCGATCTGGCCGCAGGTGACACCGGAGCGCCTATGGTCGGGCCGCTTCATCCTGCCAGCGCAGGGCCGCGTCTCATCCGACTTCGGCACCAGGCGCTCCTACAACGGCGGGCCGGTCGACTCGTTCCACGAGGGGCTGGACATCGCCAACGCGGTCGGTACGCCGGTTGTCGCGCCAGCGCGCGGACGGGTGATGCTGGCGGAGGCGGATCTGCTGGTACGTGGCGGCGCGGTAATCCTCGATCACGGGCAGGGCGTGCATACCGGCTTCTGGCACATGTCGGCGGTGCTGGTGCAGCCCGGCGCGATCGTCGAGCAGGGCCAGATCATCGGGCGGATCGGCGCGAAGGGCATGGTGACGGGGCCGCATCTGCATTGGGACGTGCGCATCGGCTCGATCAACGTCAAGCCGCAGGAATGGCTGGAGCGCTCGTGGCCGTAG
- a CDS encoding iron ABC transporter permease — protein MVVAAMLLPIVYLLLRTLTADSDVLQQVLRPRTLSVFASSAWLALSVTGAGIALGVPLAWLTVATDLPGRRVFAVLIALPLVIPTYIGGYAIVSALGPRGALQDLLGHIFGVERLPELYGFWGAWLALTLFTYPYVVLSVQSRLRSIDPALEEAARSLGYGPWYTFWRITLPQLRPAIAAGGLLVALYTLSDFGAVSLLQFNSFSRAIYVQYRSAFDRDYAAALALLLVVLTSALLGGEIWTRGRVRYHRSTAGAVRARRRVALGVWRWPAVALCSLVVGLALIMPVGVVIFWLVRGLQAGEPLRLVWSAAWNSMYSSALAAVLAVFAALPVAILTVRFRSRLSSAFEGIAYAGYSLPGIVIALALVRFASQYTPLLYQTLTLMIVAYVMRFLPQALGTIRSTLLGVSPNVEEAARSLGHSPLHVTLRVTLPLIRSGLLSGAALVFLTTMKELPVTLLLGPIGFKTLATATWTATAEGFFARAAAPALLIIVMSALSMVLILRHTWNDAR, from the coding sequence GTGGTCGTTGCGGCGATGCTGCTGCCGATCGTGTATCTGCTGCTGCGCACGCTGACCGCCGACAGCGACGTGCTCCAGCAGGTGCTTCGCCCGCGCACGCTCTCGGTCTTTGCCAGCTCTGCCTGGCTGGCGCTGAGTGTCACGGGCGCAGGTATCGCGCTGGGCGTGCCGCTGGCCTGGCTGACCGTCGCGACCGATCTGCCGGGTCGGCGCGTGTTTGCCGTGCTGATCGCGCTGCCGCTGGTGATTCCAACCTACATCGGCGGCTATGCGATCGTGAGCGCGCTGGGGCCGCGCGGCGCGCTGCAAGATCTGCTCGGCCATATCTTCGGCGTGGAGCGGCTGCCGGAGCTGTACGGCTTTTGGGGCGCGTGGCTGGCGCTGACGCTCTTCACCTATCCCTACGTGGTGCTGAGCGTGCAAAGCAGGCTGCGCAGCATCGATCCGGCGCTGGAAGAGGCGGCGCGCAGCTTGGGCTACGGCCCGTGGTACACCTTCTGGCGAATCACGCTACCGCAGCTTCGACCGGCGATTGCAGCAGGCGGCCTCCTCGTGGCGCTCTACACGCTCAGCGACTTTGGCGCTGTCTCGCTGCTGCAATTCAACTCATTCAGCCGCGCGATCTACGTCCAGTACCGCAGCGCCTTCGACCGCGACTATGCCGCCGCGCTCGCGCTGCTGCTGGTGGTGCTGACCTCGGCGCTGCTTGGCGGCGAGATCTGGACGCGCGGACGAGTGCGCTATCATCGCAGCACGGCGGGCGCGGTGCGAGCGCGACGCCGGGTAGCGCTCGGCGTCTGGCGCTGGCCTGCCGTCGCGCTCTGTAGCTTGGTCGTCGGCCTCGCGCTGATTATGCCGGTCGGCGTGGTCATCTTCTGGCTGGTGCGTGGCCTGCAAGCGGGCGAGCCGCTGCGCCTGGTCTGGTCCGCCGCCTGGAACTCGATGTATAGCTCGGCGCTGGCAGCGGTGCTGGCGGTATTTGCCGCGCTGCCGGTAGCGATCCTGACTGTGCGCTTCCGCAGCCGGTTGAGCAGCGCGTTCGAGGGCATTGCCTACGCCGGCTACTCGCTGCCAGGCATCGTGATCGCGCTGGCGCTCGTCCGCTTCGCCTCACAGTACACGCCGCTGCTGTACCAGACGCTCACGCTGATGATCGTCGCGTATGTGATGCGCTTCCTGCCCCAGGCGCTCGGCACGATCCGCTCGACGCTGCTCGGCGTCAGCCCGAATGTCGAAGAAGCCGCGCGCAGCCTGGGCCACTCGCCGCTGCATGTGACGCTGCGGGTGACGCTGCCGCTGATCCGTTCGGGATTGCTCAGCGGCGCGGCGCTGGTCTTTCTGACGACCATGAAAGAGCTGCCGGTCACGCTGCTGCTCGGCCCGATCGGCTTCAAAACGCTGGCGACCGCCACCTGGACGGCGACCGCCGAAGGCTTTTTTGCCCGCGCCGCCGCTCCGGCCCTGCTGATCATCGTGATGTCCGCGCTGTCGATGGTGCTGATTCTGCGCCATACCTGGAACGACGCGCGCTAG
- a CDS encoding endo-1,3-alpha-glucanase family glycosylhydrolase — protein MVRRLLGLCLLLIVAASLAYQPTAHAAPAKPVLAFYYPWYEHSDWNPARMSDLPPEPYSGGDDGVIARHVQQADDAGIDGFICTWYGPNEPRLNERCGKLLNASAGRDFNVTFIPDQAADFTGTLKTQQGMIDSLRYMRDHYMGHPNWLRWNGKPVVVFWNLPSFGGVNAWRQVQQAVDPNHEWFWMGEGVDFSYLDVFDGIYFFDITWAADPASAMNSYLRRFNEYNSSHGTKKPFVATVMPGYDDSRIRGGHVVRDRAGGDYYRRSWQAAIDKGAQAVVITSWNEWFEGHQIEPSRSYGNLYLDLTRDYASRFHSAGAPGPAPAPGGSRTFPETGQTVSGRLLEYWNGNGGLPVFGLPLTGEAEQQTHDGRFRMQWFERNRLELHPENARPYDVLLGRLGTDLLFKQGRPWETLPREQAKPGCLFFAETQHTLCEPFLSYWRTHGLELGDRGVSQRESLALFGYPVTSVQSERNGDGWTGATQWFERARFEYHPENPNPYKVLLGRLGAELR, from the coding sequence ATGGTACGTCGTCTTCTGGGCCTGTGCCTCCTGCTGATCGTCGCAGCCAGCCTGGCCTATCAACCTACTGCTCATGCAGCGCCAGCAAAGCCCGTGCTGGCTTTTTATTACCCCTGGTACGAGCACTCCGACTGGAATCCCGCGCGTATGTCCGATCTGCCGCCTGAGCCGTACAGCGGCGGCGACGATGGCGTGATCGCGCGCCACGTGCAGCAGGCGGATGATGCCGGGATCGACGGATTTATCTGCACGTGGTACGGCCCGAACGAGCCGCGTCTCAACGAGCGCTGCGGCAAGCTGCTCAACGCCAGCGCCGGGCGCGACTTCAACGTCACGTTCATCCCCGATCAGGCGGCGGACTTTACCGGCACGCTCAAAACGCAGCAGGGCATGATCGATAGCCTGCGCTACATGCGCGACCACTACATGGGCCATCCCAACTGGCTGCGCTGGAACGGTAAGCCGGTCGTCGTCTTCTGGAACCTGCCGTCATTCGGCGGCGTGAATGCCTGGCGACAGGTGCAGCAGGCGGTCGATCCCAACCACGAGTGGTTCTGGATGGGCGAGGGCGTCGATTTCAGCTACCTCGACGTCTTCGACGGCATCTATTTCTTCGACATCACCTGGGCCGCCGATCCGGCCAGCGCGATGAACTCCTACCTGCGCCGCTTCAATGAGTATAACAGCTCGCACGGCACCAAGAAGCCGTTTGTCGCCACGGTCATGCCCGGCTACGACGACTCGCGGATTCGCGGCGGGCACGTCGTGCGCGATCGAGCGGGCGGCGACTACTACCGGCGCTCGTGGCAGGCGGCGATCGACAAGGGCGCGCAGGCCGTGGTGATCACCTCGTGGAATGAGTGGTTTGAAGGCCACCAGATCGAGCCGAGCCGGAGCTACGGCAACCTGTACCTGGATCTGACGCGCGACTATGCCAGTCGCTTCCATAGCGCGGGAGCGCCCGGACCAGCGCCAGCGCCCGGCGGCTCGCGCACCTTCCCAGAGACGGGCCAGACTGTGAGCGGTCGGCTGCTCGAATACTGGAACGGCAACGGCGGCCTGCCGGTCTTTGGCCTGCCGCTGACCGGGGAGGCCGAGCAGCAGACGCATGACGGACGCTTCCGCATGCAGTGGTTCGAGCGCAACCGCCTTGAGCTGCATCCCGAAAACGCGCGGCCCTACGACGTGCTGCTCGGACGGCTCGGCACCGATCTGCTCTTCAAGCAGGGCCGACCCTGGGAGACGCTGCCGCGCGAGCAGGCGAAGCCCGGCTGTCTGTTCTTTGCCGAGACGCAGCACACCCTGTGCGAGCCGTTCCTGAGCTACTGGCGGACGCACGGCCTGGAGCTTGGCGATCGGGGCGTCTCGCAGCGCGAAAGCCTGGCGCTCTTTGGCTATCCTGTCACCAGCGTGCAGAGCGAGCGCAACGGCGATGGCTGGACCGGCGCGACCCAATGGTTCGAGCGGGCGCGCTTCGAGTATCATCCCGAAAATCCGAATCCGTACAAGGTGCTGCTCGGACGGCTCGGTGCCGAGTTGCGCTAA
- a CDS encoding DNA double-strand break repair nuclease NurA gives MTLDMLALGGQIRTMSGALRDELRALPARIAQARELLDAEAAEWEYWRDVIEEQSGTAAWLTAQPLERYDVIHDLPECPPGYVVAASDGSQLDIDHHGVAACYVINIGTAVLQYGSDACFRSASLPTLGYRDEDLVIHDPHTGRDYPKEGAVLAAQRDVDEGMRLAALAMELPDDRPRLALQDGTLIRWTLAGFDPFLRNHFMSVYLSYLDTMHALACPVGSYLSRPRSREVVGLVKLLRVRGDFNRWRFEYPERHADPYRGIVDYMLFEQLADGQRSARWGSMSRINVEFYGPHRIQFFYLRVGRELARVEFPAWVADEGYLDLLHAVVYEQCRRGLGYPNILARAHEQAVIHRDERRQIQSLIERLLVQSQVPTERSAKAASKLRPGA, from the coding sequence ATGACGCTCGACATGCTGGCGCTCGGCGGTCAGATCCGCACCATGAGCGGCGCGCTCCGCGACGAGCTGCGCGCGCTGCCCGCGCGGATCGCCCAGGCCCGTGAGCTGCTGGACGCGGAGGCGGCGGAGTGGGAGTACTGGCGCGATGTGATCGAGGAGCAATCGGGAACGGCTGCGTGGCTCACGGCTCAGCCGCTTGAGCGCTACGACGTGATTCACGATCTGCCGGAGTGTCCGCCCGGCTACGTCGTGGCCGCCTCGGACGGCTCGCAGCTCGACATCGATCATCACGGCGTCGCGGCCTGCTATGTGATCAACATCGGCACCGCCGTGCTGCAATACGGCTCCGATGCCTGCTTTCGCAGCGCCAGCCTGCCGACGCTCGGCTACCGTGACGAAGATCTGGTGATTCACGATCCGCACACAGGCCGCGACTATCCCAAGGAGGGCGCGGTGCTGGCGGCGCAGCGCGACGTCGACGAGGGCATGCGGCTGGCGGCGCTGGCGATGGAGCTGCCCGACGATCGGCCCCGGCTGGCGCTGCAAGACGGCACGCTGATCCGCTGGACGCTGGCAGGCTTCGATCCCTTTCTGCGCAACCATTTCATGAGCGTGTACCTGAGCTACCTCGACACTATGCACGCGCTCGCGTGTCCGGTCGGCAGCTACCTGAGCCGCCCGCGCTCCCGTGAGGTCGTCGGGCTGGTCAAGCTGCTCCGGGTGCGCGGCGACTTCAACCGCTGGCGCTTCGAGTACCCTGAGCGTCACGCCGATCCTTATCGCGGCATCGTCGATTACATGCTCTTCGAGCAGCTTGCCGATGGACAGCGCTCGGCTCGCTGGGGCTCGATGTCGCGGATCAACGTCGAGTTCTACGGGCCGCATCGCATCCAGTTCTTCTACCTGCGAGTAGGCCGCGAGCTGGCGCGCGTCGAGTTTCCCGCGTGGGTGGCCGACGAAGGCTATCTCGATCTGCTTCACGCGGTAGTCTACGAGCAGTGTCGTCGTGGCCTGGGCTATCCCAACATCCTGGCGCGAGCGCACGAGCAGGCCGTGATCCACCGCGACGAGCGGCGGCAGATCCAATCGCTGATCGAGCGGCTGCTGGTACAGTCGCAGGTACCCACCGAGCGCTCGGCGAAAGCGGCATCGAAGCTGCGACCGGGCGCCTGA
- a CDS encoding cupin domain-containing protein, which translates to MIINALQWDEDEPPTEAAIRRRLQAEGLQPYRWSNGPGDVYGAHTHRYHKVIYVVSGSITFGLPSSKQRVALHPGDRLELPPGVLHDALVGPEGVVCLEAHRG; encoded by the coding sequence ATGATTATCAATGCTTTACAATGGGACGAAGATGAGCCGCCGACCGAAGCGGCAATCCGGCGGAGATTGCAGGCCGAGGGCCTCCAGCCCTACCGCTGGTCGAACGGGCCGGGCGACGTCTACGGCGCGCATACACACAGGTACCACAAAGTGATCTACGTCGTCTCCGGCTCGATCACCTTCGGGCTGCCGTCCAGCAAACAGCGGGTAGCGCTGCATCCCGGCGATCGGCTGGAGCTACCGCCCGGCGTGCTGCATGATGCGCTGGTCGGGCCTGAGGGCGTTGTCTGCCTGGAAGCGCATCGCGGCTAG
- a CDS encoding zinc-dependent metalloprotease, translating into MSPRPANDAKRLGMILLAGAVAGLGASYVASRKRPEQWSDARLIDWSVVRRMSVQVSQTEQAPVRQRAVAREQYTDMVRRSEPLIEEYLQVRLPEPIQRIVVMDRREWLEANISNFTELFRFIEDLYQRNINQQTIGSMMAAGINRRVMSVQVGVLLGVVARKVLGQYDLSLLAPEPTGGALYFVEPNIDRVQKTLGLDAHDFRLWIALHETTHAYEFEAYPWVREHFNSLLRRYFDTVNDQLQSFRGGLGPILTRIMESWGKGQHWMETLQTPTQRALFNELQALMSLVEGYSNHIMNAIGKQVLPNFEEIERRIEERKGSRNLAEQLFNRITGMDLKMQQYQQGQKFVDTIVERRGIGFATKVWERVENLPTIDEIRNPDRWIARIEG; encoded by the coding sequence ATGTCACCACGACCCGCGAATGACGCGAAACGATTGGGCATGATCCTGCTGGCCGGCGCTGTCGCCGGGCTGGGCGCAAGCTACGTCGCCAGCCGCAAGCGACCGGAGCAATGGTCCGACGCGCGCTTGATCGACTGGAGCGTCGTCCGCCGGATGTCGGTCCAGGTTTCGCAGACAGAGCAGGCGCCGGTTCGCCAGCGAGCCGTGGCGCGCGAGCAGTATACCGACATGGTGCGGCGCTCGGAGCCGCTGATCGAGGAGTATCTTCAGGTACGCCTGCCGGAGCCGATCCAGCGGATCGTCGTGATGGACCGGCGCGAGTGGCTTGAGGCCAACATCTCGAACTTCACCGAGCTGTTCCGCTTCATCGAGGATCTGTACCAGCGCAACATCAATCAGCAGACGATCGGCTCGATGATGGCGGCGGGCATTAACCGGCGCGTGATGAGCGTGCAGGTCGGTGTGCTGCTGGGCGTGGTCGCGCGCAAGGTGCTCGGCCAGTACGATCTTTCGCTGCTCGCGCCTGAGCCGACCGGCGGCGCGCTCTACTTCGTCGAGCCGAACATCGACCGGGTGCAAAAGACGCTCGGCCTGGACGCGCACGATTTCCGGCTGTGGATCGCGCTGCACGAGACGACGCACGCCTACGAGTTCGAGGCGTATCCGTGGGTGCGCGAGCACTTCAACTCGCTGCTGCGCCGCTACTTCGATACCGTCAACGATCAGTTGCAGAGCTTCCGGGGCGGCCTCGGCCCGATCCTCACGCGGATCATGGAGAGCTGGGGCAAGGGCCAGCACTGGATGGAGACGCTCCAGACGCCGACGCAACGCGCGCTCTTCAACGAGCTACAGGCGCTCATGTCGCTGGTGGAGGGCTACTCCAACCACATCATGAACGCGATCGGCAAGCAGGTGCTGCCCAACTTCGAGGAGATCGAGCGGCGGATCGAGGAGCGCAAAGGCTCGCGCAATCTGGCCGAGCAGCTCTTCAACCGCATCACCGGCATGGACCTGAAGATGCAGCAGTATCAGCAGGGCCAGAAGTTCGTGGATACGATCGTCGAGCGGCGCGGCATCGGCTTTGCCACCAAGGTCTGGGAGCGCGTCGAGAACCTGCCGACGATCGATGAGATTCGCAATCCCGACCGCTGGATCGCGCGGATTGAGGGGTAA
- the selB gene encoding selenocysteine-specific translation elongation factor, whose translation MYVIGTSGHVDHGKSTLVYALTGINPDRLEEERRREMTIDLGFAHLRLPSGKQVSIVDVPGHERFIKNMLAGVGGIDAVLLIVAADEGVMPQTAEHLNILDLLGVEHGLVVLTKADLVDADWLDLVCEDVRARLAGTVLANAEMIAVSARTGAGLDDLKRAIDRVLEQTPSRTVARGTPRLPIDRVFTIGGFGTVVTGTLADGPLAVGQEIEIQPQGRRGRVRGLQTHGAKEETALPGTRVAVNLTSIGVDEVQRGAVLTLPGHIQPTTLIDLKLRLVAAAPGPIEQNDPLDLFVGAAEVPCRVTLLDAERIPPGGEGWVQVRLEHPIAVAGGDRCILRIPSPSLTVGGGRIVDAHPPRHRRFRSEVIAGLETRSRGTPAEILLQTLGTAPIEWAALVRQSGLDETTARAALAELRTSDQALLLSSEQQPHATSWLIARAGWTKLLETITATLSSYHRKWALRLGMPREELKSKLGLSSARVFDEVIRRAEQAGTIAMTETLVRLHDWTPRLSQAQQRHVDALLRDFRAEPFAPPAKADWESLGAELIGYLIESGHLVRVSPEVLFDAAAFHKLVEWTMYTLDTVGEVTVASLRDHFGTSRKYALAFLEYLDERKLTRRVGDVRVKY comes from the coding sequence ATGTACGTGATTGGAACTTCAGGACACGTCGATCATGGCAAATCGACGCTAGTGTACGCGCTGACCGGGATCAACCCCGATCGGCTGGAAGAAGAGCGTCGTCGCGAGATGACGATCGACCTGGGCTTTGCACATCTGCGGCTGCCGAGCGGCAAGCAGGTCAGCATCGTGGATGTGCCCGGCCACGAGCGCTTCATCAAGAATATGCTCGCGGGCGTCGGCGGGATCGATGCGGTGCTGCTGATTGTGGCCGCCGATGAAGGCGTGATGCCGCAGACCGCCGAGCATCTCAACATCCTCGATCTGCTGGGCGTGGAGCATGGCCTGGTGGTGCTGACCAAGGCAGATCTGGTCGATGCCGACTGGCTCGATCTGGTCTGCGAGGACGTGCGCGCCCGGCTGGCGGGCACGGTCCTGGCGAACGCCGAGATGATCGCGGTTTCGGCGCGGACTGGCGCGGGCCTTGACGATCTCAAGCGGGCGATCGATCGGGTGCTGGAGCAGACGCCCTCACGCACGGTCGCCCGTGGCACGCCGCGCCTGCCGATCGACCGCGTGTTTACAATCGGCGGATTTGGCACGGTCGTCACCGGCACGCTCGCCGACGGCCCGCTGGCGGTCGGGCAGGAGATCGAGATTCAGCCGCAGGGTCGGCGCGGGCGGGTGCGCGGGCTGCAAACGCATGGCGCGAAGGAAGAGACGGCGCTGCCGGGCACGCGCGTTGCGGTTAACCTGACAAGCATCGGCGTGGACGAGGTGCAGCGCGGCGCGGTGCTGACGCTGCCCGGTCATATCCAGCCAACTACGCTGATCGATCTGAAGCTGCGGCTGGTGGCGGCAGCGCCCGGCCCGATCGAGCAAAACGACCCGCTCGATCTTTTTGTCGGTGCGGCGGAGGTGCCCTGCCGGGTGACGCTGCTGGACGCCGAGCGGATTCCGCCCGGCGGCGAGGGCTGGGTCCAGGTGCGGCTGGAGCATCCGATCGCCGTCGCAGGCGGTGATCGCTGCATTCTGCGCATTCCGTCGCCGTCGCTGACGGTCGGCGGTGGCCGGATCGTCGATGCGCATCCGCCGCGTCATCGGCGCTTTCGATCTGAGGTGATCGCCGGTCTGGAGACGCGCAGCCGGGGCACGCCCGCCGAGATTCTGTTGCAAACGCTTGGCACAGCGCCGATCGAGTGGGCCGCGCTGGTGCGGCAGAGCGGCCTGGACGAGACGACCGCGCGCGCGGCGCTGGCCGAGCTACGAACCAGCGACCAGGCGTTGCTGCTGTCGTCGGAGCAACAGCCGCACGCGACAAGCTGGCTGATCGCACGTGCGGGCTGGACCAAGCTGCTTGAAACAATCACCGCGACGCTGTCGTCCTACCACCGCAAATGGGCGCTACGGCTGGGCATGCCGCGTGAGGAGTTGAAATCGAAGCTTGGCCTTTCGTCGGCGCGAGTCTTCGACGAGGTGATCCGGCGCGCTGAGCAGGCCGGGACGATCGCCATGACCGAGACGCTGGTGCGGCTCCACGACTGGACGCCGCGCCTGAGCCAGGCGCAGCAGCGGCACGTCGATGCGCTGCTGCGCGATTTTCGGGCTGAGCCGTTCGCGCCGCCCGCCAAAGCCGATTGGGAGTCGCTCGGCGCTGAGCTGATCGGCTACCTGATCGAGAGCGGACATCTGGTGCGCGTCAGCCCTGAGGTGCTGTTCGACGCCGCAGCTTTCCATAAGCTGGTAGAATGGACCATGTACACGTTAGACACGGTCGGCGAAGTTACGGTTGCCAGCCTGCGCGATCATTTCGGCACCAGCCGCAAGTACGCGCTGGCATTTTTGGAGTATTTGGACGAGCGTAAGCTGACGCGGCGCGTCGGCGATGTACGGGTAAAGTATTGA